A stretch of Arthrobacter sp. NEB 688 DNA encodes these proteins:
- a CDS encoding MoaD/ThiS family protein — MDVRHGATASDGTDASAGAVVTVRYWAGARAAAGVDGESVPAPPTVGGLIAALAQARPGLAAVLPVCSVLVDGLAASGDDPLPPGATVEVLPPFAGG, encoded by the coding sequence ATGGACGTACGGCACGGGGCCACGGCCTCCGATGGGACAGACGCCTCCGCGGGGGCGGTCGTCACGGTGCGCTACTGGGCCGGGGCCCGGGCCGCGGCCGGGGTCGACGGCGAGAGCGTGCCGGCGCCGCCGACGGTCGGCGGCCTGATCGCCGCCCTCGCGCAGGCCCGGCCGGGGCTCGCCGCGGTGCTGCCCGTCTGCTCGGTCCTCGTCGACGGCCTCGCGGCCTCCGGGGACGACCCCCTCCCGCCGGGGGCCACGGTCGAGGTGCTCCCGCCGTTCGCCGGTGGGTGA
- a CDS encoding response regulator transcription factor, translated as MAHLLLLTNTLAPAAEVLPALGLLSHHVRILPAEASALVDAPDADGVLVDARRELAMARSLCRVLTTTGVSGPLFAVVTEGGLAGLTSEWGLDDVLLDTAGPAEVEARLRLALGRRAETADDEAGPITAGALVIDEATYSVRLRGRLLDLTYKEFELLKYLAQHPGRVYTRSQLLQEVWGYDYFGGTRTVDVHVRRLRAKLGTEHELLIGTVRNVGYRFVPEAAGVDGELEEVEG; from the coding sequence ATGGCCCACCTGCTGCTGTTGACGAACACCTTGGCCCCCGCGGCCGAGGTCCTCCCGGCGCTCGGGCTGCTCAGCCACCATGTTCGCATCCTCCCGGCGGAGGCGTCGGCGCTCGTCGACGCACCCGACGCGGACGGGGTGCTCGTCGACGCCCGCCGCGAGCTGGCGATGGCACGCTCCCTCTGCCGCGTCCTCACGACGACCGGGGTGTCGGGGCCGCTGTTCGCCGTCGTCACCGAGGGCGGGCTCGCCGGCCTGACGAGCGAGTGGGGCCTCGACGACGTCCTCCTCGACACCGCCGGCCCGGCCGAGGTCGAGGCCCGGCTGCGGCTCGCGCTCGGCCGCCGCGCCGAGACGGCCGACGACGAGGCCGGGCCCATCACGGCCGGGGCGCTCGTCATCGACGAGGCCACCTACTCCGTGCGGCTGCGCGGGCGGCTGCTCGACCTCACGTACAAGGAGTTCGAGCTCCTCAAGTACCTCGCGCAGCACCCGGGCCGTGTCTACACGCGCTCGCAGCTGCTCCAGGAGGTCTGGGGCTACGACTACTTCGGCGGCACCCGCACCGTCGACGTCCACGTGCGCCGGCTGCGGGCGAAGCTCGGCACCGAGCACGAGCTGCTCATCGGCACGGTGCGCAACGTGGGCTACCGCTTCGTCCCGGAGGCCGCGGGCGTCGACGGCGAGCTCGAGGAGGTCGAGGGCTGA
- the mshD gene encoding mycothiol synthase: MGDTIHLEAVDGDLAAALRGLWARAEEADGVGAVSEAFRLAVGPARDGVVHLVRREGDEVVGYAQVASAGTPDAVAELVVDAAHRRAGHGCALLDAALAEDTRSVWAHGDLPAARSLAASAGLERTRELFRMARPLTADDATDPVLPEGCTARAFEPGRDDEDWVALNAAAFAHHPEQGRLTVADLRERMEQDWFDPEGFILVERDGRVVAFHWTKVEPGSRSGEVYVVGVDPAEQGHGLGGPLTRLGTAHLARRGLAEVELYVDGDNTAARRTYARLGFEDAAVDVQYTVPR; the protein is encoded by the coding sequence GTGGGCGACACCATCCACCTGGAGGCCGTCGACGGCGACCTCGCCGCGGCCCTGCGCGGGCTGTGGGCCCGGGCCGAGGAGGCCGACGGGGTCGGCGCGGTCTCGGAGGCCTTCCGGCTGGCCGTCGGTCCCGCGCGCGACGGGGTCGTCCACCTCGTGCGGCGCGAGGGCGACGAGGTCGTCGGGTACGCGCAGGTCGCGTCCGCCGGAACCCCCGACGCCGTCGCCGAGCTCGTCGTCGACGCGGCGCACCGGCGCGCCGGGCACGGCTGCGCGCTGCTCGACGCCGCCCTCGCCGAGGACACCCGCTCGGTGTGGGCGCACGGCGACCTGCCGGCCGCCCGGTCGCTCGCGGCGTCCGCCGGGCTCGAGCGCACCCGCGAGCTGTTCCGGATGGCCCGTCCGCTCACCGCCGACGACGCCACCGACCCGGTCCTGCCCGAGGGCTGCACGGCGCGGGCCTTCGAGCCGGGGCGCGACGACGAGGACTGGGTCGCGCTCAACGCCGCCGCCTTCGCGCACCATCCCGAGCAGGGCCGGCTCACGGTGGCCGACCTGCGCGAGCGGATGGAGCAGGACTGGTTCGACCCCGAGGGCTTCATCCTCGTCGAGCGCGACGGCCGCGTCGTGGCCTTCCACTGGACCAAGGTCGAACCCGGTTCCAGGAGCGGAGAGGTCTACGTCGTGGGGGTCGACCCGGCCGAGCAGGGCCACGGCCTCGGCGGCCCGCTGACCCGCCTCGGCACGGCGCACCTGGCCCGCCGCGGCCTGGCCGAGGTCGAGCTCTACGTCGACGGCGACAACACCGCGGCGCGGCGCACGTACGCGCGGCTCGGCTTCGAGGACGCCGCGGTCGACGTGCAGTACACCGTCCCCCGCTGA
- a CDS encoding oxidoreductase, whose protein sequence is MRRSLPAALVSVAALAASLVAAAPAHAAGADRHHAPRLATSTRVVDADQSFRGLDAVDRRTAWVAGGSVSGGPGGVWRTHDGGRHWTDVSPPQTEGLNFRDVEVTGRGTVTVLAIGEGEASRIYRTRDDGRTWTETFRSTEPAAFYNCLAFFPGGRTGLAVSDPVDGRFRIARTTDGGRSWRVLPSTGMPDSTGEANFSASGECLTVSGRDAWFGSGGERSRVFRSGDLGRTWTATDSRIPAGEAAGVFGIAVRPGVGGLAVGGDFSAPDDGADATSVSRDGRRWASAGDLEHLGEDVAWLPGVRRGAVTVGESGEVGGVSVTLDAGRSWYRLSDTGFHTVDCTTDGSCWAAGGKGRVARVSIG, encoded by the coding sequence ATGCGCCGATCGCTGCCCGCCGCCCTCGTCTCCGTCGCCGCGCTCGCGGCCTCCCTCGTCGCCGCCGCTCCGGCGCACGCCGCGGGCGCTGACCGTCACCACGCCCCCCGCCTCGCCACCTCCACCCGGGTGGTCGACGCCGACCAGTCCTTCCGCGGCCTCGACGCCGTCGACCGGCGCACGGCCTGGGTCGCGGGCGGCAGCGTGTCGGGCGGCCCCGGCGGCGTGTGGCGCACCCACGACGGCGGCCGGCACTGGACCGACGTCTCGCCGCCGCAGACCGAGGGGCTGAACTTCCGCGACGTCGAGGTCACCGGGCGCGGCACGGTCACCGTGCTGGCCATCGGCGAGGGCGAGGCCTCCCGCATCTACCGCACCCGCGACGACGGTCGGACGTGGACCGAGACCTTCCGCAGCACCGAGCCCGCCGCGTTCTACAACTGCCTCGCGTTCTTCCCCGGGGGCCGCACCGGCCTCGCGGTGAGCGACCCGGTCGACGGCCGCTTCCGCATCGCCCGCACCACCGACGGCGGGCGCTCGTGGCGGGTCCTGCCGAGCACCGGGATGCCCGACAGCACCGGTGAGGCCAACTTCTCCGCCAGCGGCGAGTGCCTCACCGTCTCCGGGCGCGACGCGTGGTTCGGCAGCGGCGGCGAGCGCTCGCGGGTCTTCCGCTCGGGCGACCTCGGCCGCACCTGGACGGCCACCGACTCGCGCATCCCGGCCGGCGAGGCGGCGGGCGTCTTCGGCATCGCGGTCCGACCGGGTGTCGGCGGGCTCGCCGTCGGCGGCGACTTCTCCGCCCCGGACGACGGCGCGGACGCCACCTCGGTGAGCCGCGACGGCCGGCGCTGGGCCTCGGCCGGCGACCTGGAGCACCTCGGCGAGGACGTCGCCTGGCTGCCCGGCGTCCGCCGGGGCGCGGTCACGGTCGGCGAGAGCGGCGAGGTCGGCGGCGTCAGCGTGACGCTGGATGCCGGGCGCTCCTGGTACCGGCTCTCCGACACCGGGTTCCACACCGTCGACTGCACCACCGACGGCTCCTGCTGGGCCGCCGGGGGCAAGGGCCGTGTCGCGCGGGTGTCCATCGGCTGA
- a CDS encoding RNA degradosome polyphosphate kinase yields the protein MTDETAVDVEEQGGTARDAAADASAEGAIVSEVSIASASATETRQQPRSANGRFVRGAHHAEPEDDEGLPADRFLDREISWLQFNERVLQLAADDNVPLLERARYLAIFASNLDEFFMVRVAGLKRRIATGIAVRSASGLEPREVLEQISLVAHELMTMQARVYAEQVRPALESEGVTIVHWDALSDDERERLGGVFTSRLFPVLTPLAVDPAHPFPYISGLSLNLAVILVNPRTGKEHFARVKVPPMLPRLVRVEPGPDESPLADMYDTRFVPLEDVIAAHLDQLFPGMEIREHFTFRVTRNEDLEVEEDDNENLLTALERELTRRRFGPPVRLEVEEDIDDHVLDLIVRELGVNGTEVYRLPAPLDLRALNVIADLERSELHFEPFVPRTNADLAPTESAKARDIFASIRKQDVLLQHPYDSFSTSVQALLEQAASDPKVLAIKQTLYRTSGDSPIIDALIDAAEAGKQVLAVVEIKARFDEENNISWARKLEHAGVHVVYGIVGLKTHAKLCLVIRQEAEGMRRYCHVGTGNYNPKTARLYEDLGLLTDDEQVGEDLSRLFNQLSGIAPRSKFRRLLVAPRSVRSGLVAHIHQEIEHERAEPGSGYIGLKVNSIVDEQIIDALYRASQAGVRVQLWVRGICALRPGVPGLSESIEVRSVLGRFLEHSRIFFFGGGGDPLVYIGSADMMHRNLDRRVEALVRLTDPRHIDDLRSLMERGAAEKYSHWALGPDGRWTRHHLDEEGQPLEDLQSALVEMHAKRRRKARRR from the coding sequence ATGACGGACGAGACGGCGGTGGACGTCGAGGAGCAGGGCGGGACGGCGCGCGACGCCGCGGCCGACGCGTCGGCCGAGGGCGCCATCGTCAGCGAGGTCTCCATCGCGAGCGCCTCGGCCACGGAGACCCGGCAGCAGCCGCGCAGCGCCAACGGTCGCTTCGTCCGCGGCGCGCACCACGCCGAGCCCGAGGACGACGAGGGCCTGCCCGCCGACCGCTTCCTCGACCGCGAGATCTCGTGGCTGCAGTTCAACGAGCGTGTCCTCCAGCTCGCGGCCGACGACAACGTCCCGCTCCTCGAGCGCGCGCGCTACCTCGCGATCTTCGCCTCGAACCTCGACGAGTTCTTCATGGTCCGCGTCGCCGGGCTCAAGCGGCGCATCGCCACGGGCATCGCCGTGCGCTCGGCGTCCGGCCTCGAGCCGCGCGAGGTCCTCGAGCAGATCAGCCTCGTCGCGCACGAGCTGATGACGATGCAGGCCCGCGTCTACGCCGAGCAGGTGCGCCCGGCGCTGGAGTCCGAGGGCGTGACGATCGTCCACTGGGACGCCCTCTCCGACGACGAGCGCGAGCGGCTGGGCGGCGTCTTCACCTCGCGCCTCTTTCCCGTGCTCACCCCGCTGGCCGTCGACCCGGCGCACCCCTTCCCGTACATCTCGGGCCTCTCGCTCAACCTCGCGGTCATCCTCGTCAACCCGCGCACCGGAAAGGAGCACTTCGCCCGCGTCAAGGTGCCGCCGATGCTCCCGCGGCTCGTGCGCGTCGAGCCCGGGCCGGACGAGTCCCCGCTCGCCGACATGTACGACACCCGGTTCGTGCCGCTCGAGGACGTCATCGCGGCGCACCTCGACCAGCTCTTCCCGGGGATGGAGATCCGCGAGCACTTCACCTTCCGGGTGACGCGCAACGAGGACCTCGAGGTCGAGGAGGACGACAACGAGAACCTCCTCACCGCGCTCGAACGCGAGCTGACCCGGCGCCGCTTCGGCCCGCCGGTGCGCCTCGAGGTCGAGGAGGACATCGACGACCACGTCCTCGACCTCATCGTCCGCGAGCTCGGGGTCAACGGCACCGAGGTCTACCGGCTGCCCGCGCCCCTGGACCTGCGCGCGCTCAACGTCATCGCCGACCTCGAGCGCTCCGAGCTGCACTTCGAGCCGTTCGTGCCGCGCACCAACGCCGACCTCGCGCCGACCGAGTCGGCCAAGGCGCGCGACATCTTCGCCTCGATCCGCAAGCAGGACGTGCTGCTCCAGCACCCGTACGACTCGTTCTCGACCTCGGTGCAGGCGCTGCTCGAGCAGGCCGCGTCCGACCCCAAGGTCCTCGCGATCAAGCAGACGCTCTACCGCACGAGCGGCGACAGCCCCATCATCGACGCCCTCATCGACGCCGCCGAGGCCGGCAAGCAGGTGCTCGCGGTCGTCGAGATCAAGGCCCGCTTCGACGAGGAGAACAACATCTCCTGGGCCCGCAAGCTCGAGCACGCGGGCGTCCACGTCGTCTACGGCATCGTCGGGCTCAAGACCCACGCGAAGCTCTGCCTCGTCATCCGCCAGGAGGCGGAGGGGATGCGCCGCTACTGCCACGTCGGCACGGGCAACTACAACCCGAAGACCGCGCGCCTCTACGAGGACCTCGGGCTGCTCACCGACGACGAGCAGGTGGGCGAGGACCTCAGCCGCCTGTTCAACCAGCTGTCGGGCATCGCCCCGCGCAGCAAGTTCCGCCGCCTCCTCGTCGCGCCGCGCTCGGTCCGCTCGGGCCTCGTCGCGCACATCCACCAGGAGATCGAGCACGAGCGCGCGGAGCCGGGCAGCGGCTACATCGGCCTCAAGGTCAACTCCATCGTCGACGAGCAGATCATCGACGCCCTCTACCGCGCCTCGCAGGCCGGCGTGCGGGTGCAGCTGTGGGTGCGCGGCATCTGCGCGCTGCGGCCGGGGGTGCCGGGGCTGTCCGAGTCGATCGAGGTGCGCTCGGTGCTCGGGCGCTTCCTCGAGCACTCGCGCATCTTCTTCTTCGGCGGCGGGGGCGACCCGCTCGTCTACATCGGCAGCGCCGACATGATGCACCGCAACCTCGACCGCCGCGTCGAGGCACTCGTCCGGCTCACCGACCCGCGGCACATCGACGACCTGCGCTCGCTCATGGAACGCGGTGCGGCAGAGAAGTACTCGCACTGGGCGCTGGGGCCCGACGGTCGATGGACGCGCCACCACCTCGACGAGGAGGGCCAGCCGCTCGAGGACCTGCAGTCGGCGCTCGTCGAGATGCACGCCAAGCGCCGCCGCAAGGCCCGGCGCCGCTGA
- a CDS encoding NUDIX hydrolase: protein MPTTIPAAGTLPWRVRGHALQVALVHRPRYDDWAWAKGKLDAGEEWAPAAARETEEETGLRVRLGVPLPEARYTMLDKDGRPADKVVRYWAARVVGGSGELVNEIDDVAWLDPREAHDRLDYARDREQLRALVRHHQAGSLDTWPLVVVRHARAVARGAWSGGDDTLRPLDAAGVTRASALVGVLAAYAPRRVVSSPSVRCVATVAPFADSAGLGVRTRGGLSEEGFEEDPTKAPRRVLRLLEAGRPTVLCSHGPVLPAVLEVLAPLAADASAADRALLLAAADAKLVKGEALVLHVAGTGAAARVVAVERHLP, encoded by the coding sequence GTGCCGACGACGATCCCGGCCGCCGGGACCCTCCCCTGGCGGGTGCGCGGCCACGCGCTGCAGGTGGCCCTCGTGCACCGCCCGCGCTACGACGACTGGGCCTGGGCCAAGGGCAAGCTCGACGCCGGCGAGGAGTGGGCGCCGGCCGCCGCCCGGGAGACCGAGGAGGAGACCGGGCTGCGGGTGCGCCTCGGGGTGCCGCTGCCCGAGGCCCGGTACACGATGCTCGACAAGGACGGCCGGCCCGCCGACAAGGTGGTGCGCTACTGGGCGGCGCGCGTCGTCGGGGGCAGCGGCGAGCTGGTCAACGAGATCGACGACGTCGCGTGGCTCGACCCGCGCGAGGCCCACGACCGGCTCGACTACGCCCGCGACCGCGAGCAGCTGCGCGCCCTCGTCCGCCACCACCAGGCCGGCTCGCTCGACACCTGGCCGCTCGTGGTCGTCCGGCACGCCCGCGCCGTCGCGCGCGGCGCGTGGTCCGGGGGCGACGACACGCTGCGGCCCCTCGACGCCGCCGGCGTGACCCGGGCCTCGGCGCTGGTCGGGGTGCTCGCGGCGTACGCGCCCCGACGGGTCGTCAGCTCCCCGTCCGTGCGCTGCGTCGCGACCGTGGCGCCCTTCGCCGACTCGGCCGGGCTCGGCGTCCGCACCCGCGGCGGGCTGTCGGAGGAGGGCTTCGAGGAGGACCCCACGAAGGCCCCGCGGCGCGTCCTGCGCCTGCTCGAGGCGGGCCGGCCGACCGTGCTCTGCTCGCACGGCCCGGTGCTCCCCGCGGTGCTCGAGGTGCTCGCGCCCCTGGCGGCGGACGCCTCCGCGGCCGACCGGGCGCTGCTGCTCGCGGCGGCCGACGCGAAGCTCGTCAAGGGCGAGGCCCTCGTCCTGCACGTCGCCGGCACCGGGGCGGCGGCCCGCGTCGTCGCCGTCGAGCGCCACCTGCCCTGA
- the pstS gene encoding phosphate ABC transporter substrate-binding protein PstS has product MKTLRFGQLASIALVGSIALAGCGSDNNAGTGATAGSGSSGSAATADCFDGTLNAEGSSAQKNAFDEAAASYKAACTGAQVNYNPTGSGAGIKQMIAGQVDFAGSDSALKTEEKDGIVESDAAAQTCGSPAWNLPMVTGPIAIAFNVKGVDSLTLTPAVAADIFAGKITTWNDPKIAAVNSGVTLPSTAIKVFFRSDESGTTENFTKYLSAASDGGWTAEPAKKWTGTGEGKEKSAGVAEGVKSTDGGITYVEWSYAKDNDLGVAKVDNGAGAVELTGETVGKAVEAAQPDGEGNDLRLKLDYATQEAGAYPILLVTYEIVCSKNKDAEKGKNIKSFLKHFASADVQKSLEEIGYAPLPSSVQTKVEAAIEALS; this is encoded by the coding sequence GTGAAGACCCTCCGTTTCGGCCAGCTCGCGAGCATCGCCCTGGTCGGCTCCATCGCCCTTGCGGGGTGCGGTTCGGACAACAACGCGGGCACCGGCGCCACCGCCGGCAGCGGCTCGAGCGGCTCCGCCGCCACCGCGGACTGCTTCGACGGCACCCTGAACGCCGAGGGCTCCTCCGCCCAGAAGAACGCGTTCGACGAGGCCGCCGCCTCCTACAAGGCCGCATGCACCGGCGCCCAGGTCAACTACAACCCGACCGGCTCCGGCGCGGGCATCAAGCAGATGATCGCCGGCCAGGTCGACTTCGCCGGCTCCGACTCGGCGCTGAAGACCGAGGAGAAGGACGGGATCGTCGAGTCCGACGCCGCCGCGCAGACCTGCGGCTCCCCCGCCTGGAACCTCCCGATGGTCACCGGTCCGATCGCGATCGCGTTCAACGTCAAGGGCGTCGACTCGCTCACCCTGACGCCGGCCGTCGCCGCCGACATCTTCGCCGGCAAGATCACCACCTGGAACGACCCGAAGATCGCGGCGGTCAACTCCGGCGTCACCCTCCCGTCGACCGCCATCAAGGTCTTCTTCCGCTCCGACGAGTCGGGCACGACCGAGAACTTCACCAAGTACCTCTCGGCCGCCTCCGACGGTGGCTGGACGGCCGAGCCGGCGAAGAAGTGGACCGGCACGGGCGAGGGCAAGGAGAAGTCCGCCGGTGTCGCCGAGGGCGTCAAGTCCACCGACGGCGGCATCACCTACGTCGAGTGGAGCTACGCGAAGGACAACGACCTCGGTGTCGCGAAGGTCGACAACGGCGCCGGCGCCGTCGAGCTGACCGGCGAGACCGTCGGCAAGGCCGTCGAGGCCGCCCAGCCCGACGGCGAGGGCAACGACCTGCGCCTCAAGCTCGACTACGCGACCCAGGAGGCCGGCGCCTACCCGATCCTCCTCGTCACCTACGAGATCGTCTGCTCCAAGAACAAGGACGCCGAGAAGGGCAAGAACATCAAGTCCTTCCTCAAGCACTTCGCCTCCGCGGACGTGCAGAAGAGCCTCGAGGAGATCGGCTACGCCCCGCTCCCCAGCTCGGTCCAGACCAAGGTCGAGGCCGCCATCGAGGCCCTGTCCTGA
- the pstC gene encoding phosphate ABC transporter permease subunit PstC — MSTSITGRSAADELPGPDGRPPLHGDGAGTGRLGDRLFGGAATASGVFVIALVTLVGVFLVAQAVPALQANQANFLTSREWSTAGANPRFGIVDLLWATVVTSVIAMAIAVPLGVAIALFITQYAPAWLSRPAAATIDLLAAVPSIVFGFWGLTIAGQYFEPVASVIDGALGWIPFFAESEDGPSAKSTLAFAGVILAIMVLPIVTAISREVFAQVPTPHKEGALALGATQWEMIRTAVLPFGKPGVISAAMLGLGRALGETLAVTILLSALNEGSAFSSSIFNGGATFASKIALGIQEANSATSTGALVAAGLVLFVLTFVVNAIARLIIERRKAFTE, encoded by the coding sequence GTGTCGACCTCCATCACCGGCCGCTCGGCCGCCGACGAGCTGCCCGGACCCGACGGACGCCCACCGCTCCACGGGGACGGCGCCGGCACCGGTCGCCTCGGTGACCGGCTCTTCGGCGGGGCCGCCACGGCCTCCGGTGTCTTCGTCATCGCCCTCGTCACGCTCGTCGGCGTCTTCCTCGTCGCGCAGGCCGTCCCGGCCCTCCAGGCCAACCAGGCCAACTTCCTCACATCGCGCGAGTGGAGCACCGCCGGCGCGAACCCGCGGTTCGGCATCGTCGACCTGCTGTGGGCGACCGTCGTCACCTCGGTCATCGCGATGGCCATCGCCGTGCCGCTCGGGGTGGCCATCGCCCTCTTCATCACGCAGTACGCGCCGGCCTGGCTCTCGCGGCCGGCCGCGGCGACCATCGACCTGCTCGCCGCCGTCCCCTCCATCGTCTTCGGCTTCTGGGGGCTGACCATCGCCGGGCAGTACTTCGAGCCCGTCGCGAGCGTCATCGACGGGGCGCTCGGCTGGATCCCCTTCTTCGCCGAGTCCGAGGACGGACCGAGCGCCAAGAGCACGCTCGCGTTCGCCGGCGTCATCCTCGCGATCATGGTGCTCCCGATCGTCACCGCCATCTCGCGCGAGGTGTTCGCGCAGGTGCCGACCCCCCACAAGGAGGGCGCCCTCGCCCTCGGCGCGACGCAGTGGGAGATGATCCGCACCGCCGTCCTGCCGTTCGGCAAGCCGGGGGTCATCAGCGCCGCGATGCTCGGCCTCGGGCGGGCCCTGGGCGAGACCCTCGCGGTCACCATCCTCCTGTCGGCGCTCAACGAGGGCTCGGCGTTCTCGTCCTCGATCTTCAACGGGGGCGCGACGTTCGCCTCGAAGATCGCCCTCGGCATCCAGGAGGCGAACTCGGCCACGAGCACCGGGGCCCTCGTCGCCGCCGGGCTCGTCCTCTTCGTCCTGACCTTCGTCGTCAACGCGATCGCCCGCCTCATCATCGAGCGCAGGAAGGCCTTCACCGAATGA
- the pstA gene encoding phosphate ABC transporter permease PstA: protein MSTIELEAGRRGGSPAPAAPPALGPKSGSRALRDNLARIVMWSAFALGVIPLVWILVSTALKGGSMLLESQWWTNSQSGITDRRVGGGAVHAIQGTLIQAAVTAAISVPVGIMTAVYLVEYGRGRLARTVSFMVDILTGIPSIVAALFVYALWVTTFGFQRVAFAVCLALVLLMIPTIVRSTEEMLKLVPNELREASYALGVPKWKTIFKVVLPTAFSGIVTGVLLGIARVMGETAPLLVLGPYTPVIVTDLFATNMATLPTMINQSRSENLQPALDRVWGAALTLILLIFLLNLLGRFVGRFSKVKS from the coding sequence ATGAGCACCATCGAGCTCGAGGCCGGCCGCCGCGGCGGAAGCCCCGCCCCGGCCGCGCCGCCCGCCCTCGGTCCCAAGTCGGGGTCACGAGCGTTGCGCGACAACCTCGCCCGCATCGTCATGTGGTCGGCGTTCGCCCTCGGCGTCATCCCCCTCGTCTGGATCCTCGTCTCGACGGCCCTCAAGGGCGGCTCGATGCTGCTCGAGTCGCAGTGGTGGACGAACTCGCAGTCCGGGATCACCGACCGCCGGGTCGGCGGCGGTGCCGTGCACGCCATCCAGGGCACGCTGATCCAGGCGGCCGTGACCGCCGCGATCTCGGTGCCGGTCGGCATCATGACCGCGGTCTACCTCGTCGAGTACGGCCGGGGCCGGCTGGCGCGCACCGTCTCCTTCATGGTCGACATCCTCACCGGCATCCCCTCGATCGTCGCCGCGCTGTTCGTCTACGCGCTGTGGGTCACGACGTTCGGCTTCCAGCGGGTCGCCTTCGCGGTGTGCCTCGCGCTCGTGCTGCTGATGATCCCGACGATCGTCCGCTCGACCGAGGAGATGCTCAAGCTCGTGCCGAACGAGCTGCGCGAGGCGTCGTACGCCCTCGGCGTGCCGAAGTGGAAGACCATCTTCAAGGTGGTTCTCCCGACGGCGTTCTCGGGCATCGTCACCGGCGTGCTGCTCGGCATCGCGCGCGTCATGGGCGAGACGGCTCCGCTGCTCGTGCTCGGGCCGTACACGCCGGTCATCGTCACCGACCTGTTCGCGACGAACATGGCGACCCTGCCGACGATGATCAACCAGAGCCGCAGCGAGAACCTCCAGCCGGCGCTCGACCGGGTCTGGGGCGCGGCGCTCACCCTCATCCTCCTGATCTTCCTGCTGAACCTGCTCGGTCGCTTCGTCGGCCGGTTCAGCAAGGTCAAGAGCTGA
- the pstB gene encoding phosphate ABC transporter ATP-binding protein PstB — MAKRIDVKDLDIYYGDFKAVEGVTMTVEPRSVTAFIGPSGCGKSTVLRTLNRMHEVIPGGRVNGSVMLDDQDLYASSMDPVAVRRTVGMVFQRPNPFPTMSIRDNVAAGLRLNGLKNKKKLDEVVETSLKGANLWNEVKDRLDKPGAGLSGGQQQRLCIARAIAVNPQVLLMDEPCSALDPISTLAIEDLVNELKSEYTIVIVTHNMQQAARVSDQTAFFNLKATGEPGRLVEVGDTQRIFSNPTEKATEDYISGRFG; from the coding sequence ATGGCCAAGCGCATCGACGTCAAGGACCTCGACATCTACTACGGCGACTTCAAGGCCGTCGAGGGCGTGACGATGACGGTGGAGCCCCGCTCCGTCACCGCCTTCATCGGCCCCTCCGGCTGCGGCAAGTCGACGGTCCTGCGCACGCTCAACCGGATGCACGAGGTGATCCCTGGCGGGCGGGTGAACGGGTCGGTCATGCTCGACGACCAGGACCTCTACGCCTCCTCGATGGACCCCGTCGCCGTGCGGCGGACGGTCGGCATGGTGTTCCAGCGGCCGAACCCCTTCCCCACGATGTCGATCCGCGACAACGTCGCCGCCGGGCTGCGGCTCAACGGGCTGAAGAACAAGAAGAAGCTCGACGAGGTCGTCGAGACCTCGCTCAAGGGCGCCAACCTCTGGAACGAGGTCAAGGACCGGCTCGACAAGCCCGGCGCCGGCCTCTCGGGCGGTCAGCAGCAGCGGCTGTGCATCGCGCGGGCGATCGCGGTCAACCCGCAGGTGCTCCTCATGGACGAGCCGTGCTCCGCGCTCGACCCGATCTCGACGCTGGCCATCGAGGACCTCGTCAACGAGCTGAAGTCCGAGTACACGATCGTCATCGTCACGCACAACATGCAGCAGGCGGCCAGGGTCTCGGACCAGACGGCGTTCTTCAACCTCAAGGCGACCGGCGAGCCCGGGCGCCTCGTCGAGGTCGGCGACACCCAGCGGATCTTCTCCAACCCGACCGAGAAGGCGACCGAGGACTACATCAGCGGCCGCTTCGGCTGA